One region of Desulfovibrio sp. JC010 genomic DNA includes:
- a CDS encoding FAD-binding oxidoreductase, with protein sequence MKQYPDQLSRSHKKFLQSLFPGRESSFDDGTLLACGVDASQRHAKPLALVRPQETAQVAELLKWAQQERMPIYPRARATNKVGNCVPVRHGIVVSMLEMNEILDIDGRDFVAVTQPGVITADLQKAVETQGLFYPPDPASMKISTIGGNIATCAGGMRAVKYGVTRDYVLGLEVVLPGGETIRTGGRTQKNVVGLDLTRLIVGSAGTLGLVTEATLKLLPLPETSASVLVGFADLDGCLRGAEAVFGCGILPTAMELMDHNTIRALEMHSDVPWPAGTGGLLLFKIDGSAESVKTDLVRIEEALRSVAVTFVEQGSGADQERLWELRRVISPAAFNLAPDKQGEDVAVPRGHVAEAIKGYHSIGEELGVVVLCFGHLGDGNIHVSTMYDKSAGDQEKALKAKQQIFQLTLELGGTLSGEHGIGLTKAKYINMQLDKTSQRLMGGIKKTFDPLNIMNPGKVV encoded by the coding sequence ATGAAACAATATCCAGATCAATTATCCCGCTCCCATAAAAAATTTCTGCAAAGCCTTTTCCCCGGCAGGGAATCAAGCTTTGACGACGGCACTTTGCTCGCTTGTGGTGTAGACGCCAGCCAGCGACATGCAAAGCCGCTGGCTCTGGTGCGCCCGCAGGAAACTGCACAGGTTGCGGAACTGCTGAAATGGGCACAACAAGAGCGGATGCCTATCTATCCGCGGGCACGGGCGACCAATAAGGTCGGGAACTGTGTCCCGGTACGCCACGGCATTGTGGTTTCCATGCTGGAGATGAATGAAATTTTGGATATCGATGGCCGCGATTTTGTGGCTGTGACCCAGCCGGGCGTAATTACCGCTGATTTGCAGAAGGCTGTGGAAACGCAGGGATTGTTTTATCCGCCAGACCCGGCAAGTATGAAAATTTCTACCATCGGCGGAAATATAGCCACCTGTGCCGGGGGTATGCGGGCCGTGAAATACGGGGTGACCCGTGACTACGTGCTGGGGCTGGAAGTGGTCCTGCCCGGCGGTGAAACTATCCGTACCGGGGGCCGGACCCAGAAGAATGTGGTCGGGCTGGATCTGACCCGGCTCATAGTCGGTTCCGCCGGAACACTGGGGCTGGTTACCGAAGCGACCCTGAAGCTGTTGCCCCTGCCGGAAACTTCCGCTTCTGTGCTGGTGGGCTTTGCTGATCTGGACGGTTGCCTGAGGGGAGCCGAAGCTGTGTTCGGTTGCGGAATACTGCCCACGGCCATGGAACTCATGGATCATAATACGATCCGGGCTTTGGAAATGCATTCCGATGTGCCTTGGCCTGCCGGTACCGGAGGGTTGCTGCTGTTCAAGATAGACGGCTCTGCAGAGTCCGTGAAGACCGATCTGGTACGCATTGAGGAGGCTTTGCGGAGTGTTGCGGTTACTTTTGTGGAACAGGGCAGCGGCGCGGATCAGGAACGGCTCTGGGAGCTGCGCCGGGTGATCAGCCCTGCAGCTTTTAATCTTGCGCCTGACAAGCAGGGCGAGGATGTGGCTGTGCCGCGCGGACATGTTGCCGAGGCCATCAAGGGTTATCATTCCATTGGGGAAGAGCTTGGGGTTGTTGTGCTCTGCTTCGGACATCTGGGGGACGGCAATATCCATGTCAGCACCATGTATGACAAATCTGCCGGGGACCAGGAAAAGGCCCTCAAAGCCAAGCAACAGATATTTCAATTGACACTCGAACTGGGAGGCACCCTTTCCGGTGAACACGGTATCGGTCTGACCAAGGCCAAGTACATCAACATGCAGCTGGATAAAACCAGTCAGCGGTTGATGGGAGGGATCAAGAAAACATTCGACCCCTTGAACATCATGAACCCCGGGAAGGTGGTCTGA
- a CDS encoding (Fe-S)-binding protein, which yields MAAPKSCVQCGKCLEVCPLFKVTGREELTPRAKFFLESLESGEVLSEKDFKSLASLCLSCGRCAENCPQNMSGPDLVKDLRSKSKDFTQTCWDLWLRSPGLLWPMAAAGSKLVPEFLPEPFGSARKRMQSLFAKRVEPWAELGPQTKFEKRRVILFKGCVGRFARKDWAVKAEQLMDGMGLLRAEGAQFSCCGSSYGSAGLLERQADSRIKNIKVWKDADCPLLITFCVTCLKGLKEYSLEDFAGDAKLFDKWRQALTPLSSLLLDAEFKFLDNVPAQVAYHQPCHAPVDDTDRKLVELIGGERLLPVQEDLCCGFGGIMQLGAPELSKEVGRHCLAQLTKGMQPGGQILSGCSACTIQLASLVKDEYFAAHWLDILK from the coding sequence ATGGCTGCTCCTAAAAGTTGCGTGCAGTGCGGCAAATGCCTTGAAGTCTGCCCGCTGTTCAAGGTTACCGGACGCGAAGAACTGACCCCCCGCGCCAAATTTTTTCTTGAGTCTCTGGAATCCGGCGAGGTCCTTAGCGAAAAGGACTTTAAATCGCTGGCTTCGCTTTGTCTTTCCTGCGGACGTTGTGCTGAAAATTGCCCGCAAAACATGTCCGGTCCGGATTTGGTTAAGGATTTGCGGTCCAAATCCAAAGACTTTACACAGACTTGCTGGGATTTGTGGTTGCGCAGCCCCGGCCTGCTCTGGCCTATGGCGGCAGCCGGTTCCAAGCTGGTTCCTGAATTTTTGCCGGAACCATTCGGCTCGGCCCGCAAGCGCATGCAATCCCTTTTCGCCAAAAGAGTTGAGCCGTGGGCGGAACTGGGGCCGCAGACCAAATTTGAAAAGCGCAGAGTAATTCTCTTCAAAGGCTGCGTGGGCCGTTTTGCACGTAAAGACTGGGCCGTTAAGGCTGAGCAGCTCATGGATGGTATGGGCTTGCTCCGGGCGGAAGGCGCGCAGTTCAGCTGTTGCGGTTCTTCGTACGGCAGTGCCGGATTGCTGGAGCGGCAGGCTGATTCAAGGATAAAGAATATTAAAGTCTGGAAAGACGCGGACTGTCCGCTACTGATTACTTTTTGCGTCACCTGCCTGAAAGGGCTGAAAGAATATTCCCTTGAAGATTTTGCAGGTGATGCCAAGCTTTTCGATAAATGGCGGCAGGCTTTGACCCCGTTATCCTCCCTGTTGCTGGATGCTGAATTCAAATTTCTCGACAATGTTCCCGCTCAGGTTGCTTACCACCAGCCCTGCCACGCTCCCGTAGATGATACAGACCGCAAACTGGTTGAATTAATCGGTGGGGAGCGGCTGCTCCCGGTGCAGGAAGACCTCTGTTGCGGGTTCGGCGGAATCATGCAGTTGGGCGCGCCGGAACTGTCCAAGGAAGTGGGGCGCCATTGCCTTGCACAGCTTACCAAGGGCATGCAGCCGGGCGGCCAAATTCTTAGCGGTTGTTCTGCCTGTACGATTCAACTTGCCAGTCTTGTAAAAGATGAATATTTTGCTGCTCACTGGCTTGATATTTTGAAATAA